A genomic window from Lotus japonicus ecotype B-129 chromosome 1, LjGifu_v1.2 includes:
- the LOC130747347 gene encoding protein FAR1-RELATED SEQUENCE 5-like, with amino-acid sequence MKSNVKSVLNGENREEQCAENGQEEVNLSLGKNVPDSPENSAHSDEKGGSTGVEDEDDDGVVYEKNILDLTEDDIMGMEFDSEEDAIKFYERYGQCYGFGVRKDNVYRGSQGSIVTRQQVCSKEGVRHRKYLERRDRVRVAKGITRVSCPARFRVRFERNSCKWKVIYFDKTHNHILAPVDKVHLISSYRHLNDSDKAQINSLKLHGVRTCNIIGLMLGQKGGHEALGFTKKDLFNHIDKEKQIRVGNGDAVAALSYFQAKAEGDPMFFSKYTKTEDENLKDLFWSDGVSRVDYHAFGDVIAFDSTYKRNKYNKPLVILCGYNHHGQTTIFACALITDESIETYKWVLETFAECMFEKHPKAVVTDGDLAMKEAIRVVFPNARHRLCSWHIQQKALEKLKNPDYLEVLSFPISLTT; translated from the coding sequence ATGAAAAGTAATGTAAAATCTGTTTTGAATGGAGAAAACAGAGAGGAACAATGTGCCGAAAATGGACAGGAAGAAGTGAATCTCAGTTTAGGTAAGAATGTGCCTGATTCGCCTGAAAATAGTGCACATTCTGATGAAAAGGGTGGTTCCACTGGAGTTGAGGATGAGGACGATGATGGTGTTGTGTATGAGAAGAACATTTTAGATTTGACAGAAGATGATATAATGGGAATGGAATTTGATTCTGAAGAGGATGCAATTAAGTTCTATGAAAGATATGGTCAGTGTTATGGTTTTGGGGTGAGGAAAGACAATGTCTATCGTGGTTCGCAAGGTTCCATTGTTACTCGTCAACAGGTCTGCAGCAAAGAGGGGGTGAGGCATAGAAAATACTTGGAGCGGAGGGATCGGGTTAGAGTTGCAAAGGGAATTACCAGGGTGTCGTGTCCAGCTCGCTTCCGTGTTCGCTTTGAACGCAACTCATGTAAGTGGAAAGTGATTTACTTTGACAAGACTCACAACCATATTCTGGCACCTGTGGATAAAGTCCATCTGATTTCTTCATATCGGCACCTGAATGATTCTGACAAGGCTCAGATTAATAGCCTTAAGCTACATGGGGTGAGGACTTGCAATATAATTGGTTTGATGCTGGGGCAGAAAGGTGGTCACGAGGCATTGGGTTTTACCAAGAAGGATTTGTTCAATCACATTGATAAGGAGAAACAGATAAGGGTAGGAAACGGAGATGCGGTTGCTGCTTTGTCATATTTTCAGGCTAAGGCTGAGGGTGATCCAATGTTTTTCTCCAAGTATACTAAAACTGAAGATGAAAATCTGAAGGACTTATTTTGGAGTGATGGAGTAAGCAGAGTGGATTACCATGCATTTGGCGATGTAATTGCCTTTGACAGCACTTATAAGAGAAACAAGTATAATAAGCCTCTGGTGATTTTATGTGGCTACAATCACCATGGTCAGACAACTATTTTTGCATGCGCTTTGATTACGGATGAGTCGATTGAGACATATAAGTGGGTGCTGGAGACATTTGCTGAGTGTATGTTTGAGAAGCATCCCAAAGCTGTTGTTACAGATGGTGATTTAGCTATGAAAGAAGCAATAAGGGTTGTCTTTCCTAATGCCCGGCACAGATTGTGTTCATGGCATATTCAACAAAAAGCTTTAGAGAAACTGAAGAATCCAGACTACTTGGAGGTTTTGTCCTTTCCTATTTCTCTGACAACTTGa
- the LOC130732076 gene encoding uncharacterized protein LOC130732076, whose amino-acid sequence MDPSGSISGCSGSRSPEMFSIPIILGNFHMKLPKDFYEKKKNEIKSEVLLTDPKGCVKLEVLTGLLGGFLDYVVPTLVSFYGFKKNHDMVFQYEGGNRFKVEIYDENKNHFPYPNGGEIGKNKAPTNGGEKGKYKAPIHFPCVKPGQKGMKEKNKTPSHLPCPRPAKKRHDEPPSPEVLYLSSDTEEEFEVVVDEDVVAEEEVVADGPQVATVGQVQNARYTFEKIVTSSVAGGGHTLPLPRSYVRNFLEHSWEKVLLKKEGEQEWYICKLCWRKRNGKLTDCHLGEKFYKFVSDNQLAENDKLVFSHSGSNNVLHVRIQHH is encoded by the exons ATGGATCCCAGTGGTAGTATCTCTGGTTGCTCTGGTAGTAGAAGTCCCGAAATGTTTTCAATCCCTATAATATTGGGAAATTTTCACATGAAATTGCCTAAAGatttttatgaaaagaagaaaaatgaaattaagtCTGAGGTGTTGCTCACTGACCCGAAGGGCTGTGTAAAGTTGGAAGTTTTGACTGGCTTGCTTGGAGGCTTTCTTGATTATGTTGTTCCTACCTTGGTTTCATTTTatggttttaaaaaaaaccatGATATGGTTTTTCAATATGAAGGGGGAAATAGGTTTAAAGTTGAAATTTATGACGAAAATAAGAACCATTTCCCCTATCCAAATGGTGGTGAAATAGGGAAGAACAAAGCACCAACCAATGGTGGTGAAAAAGGGAAGTACAAAGCACCAATCCATTTCCCTTGTGTAAAACCTGGTCAAAAAGGGATGAAAGAGAAGAACAAAACACCATCCCATCTCCCTTGTCCAAGACCTGCTAAAAAAAGGCATGATGAACCACCATCCCCAGAGGTATTATATTTGAGTTCTGACACTGAGGAAGAGTTTGAGGTTGTGGTTGATGAAGATGTTGTGGCTGAGGAAGAGGTTGTGGCAGATGGCCCTCAAGTTGCTACAGTTGGTCAGGTTCAGAATGCAAGGTACACCTTTGAGAAGATTGTCACTAGTTCTGTTGCTGGTGGTGGTCATACTTTG CCTTTGCCACGGTCATATGTTCGTAACTTCCTTGAACATAGCTGGGAAAAAGTATTATTGAAAAAGGAAGGGGAGCAAGAATGGTATATTTGCAAGCTCTGTTGGAGGAAGAGGAATGGAAAACTTACTGATTGCCATCTTGGCGAAAAGTTTTACAAGTTTGTGAGTGACAACCAATTAGCTGAAAATGACAAGCTCGTTTTCAGTCATAGTGGTTCGAATAACGTTCTACATGTTAGGATTCAGCACCATTGA